One segment of Rosa chinensis cultivar Old Blush chromosome 6, RchiOBHm-V2, whole genome shotgun sequence DNA contains the following:
- the LOC112174503 gene encoding mediator of RNA polymerase II transcription subunit 32 yields MDNIVDSLNNAYQEFVVAAANVLEAKETSGGQKTTATDTALESFKQKWELFRVTCDQAEEFVESVKQRIGSECLVDEATGPVVGKSGQTTTTGLPPISAVRLEQMSKAVRWLVIELQHGSGTAAGSAHSHQSAPFDARFSEDSAP; encoded by the coding sequence ATGGACAACATTGTGGATTCTCTAAACAACGCATACCAAGAGTTTGTCGTTGCTGCAGCTAATGTGCTCGAGGCCAAGGAAACTTCTGGCGGCCAAAAGACAACAGCCACGGATACTGCTCTAGAGAGCTTTAAGCAGAAGTGGGAACTTTTCAGAGTGACTTGTGATCAAGCAGAGGAGTTTGTGGAGTCTGTGAAGCAACGGATTGGCTCAGAGTGTCTGGTGGATGAGGCAACCGGCCCTGTGGTAGGGAAGTCTGGGCAGACTACGACAACTGGTCTCCCGCCAATCAGTGCAGTTCGATTGGAACAGATGAGTAAAGCTGTTCGTTGGCTTGTCATAGAACTTCAACATGGTTCTGGAACAGCTGCTGGTTCAGCACACTCTCATCAATCAGCTCCCTTCGATGCTAGATTCTCTGAAGATTCAGCTCCGTAG
- the LOC112170980 gene encoding F-box/kelch-repeat protein At3g23880, whose product MENMKQFAGHTRVGDIEVLVDNILMNLPVKNICQCQLVSKSWQTMIADSEFNHMVCQRNCPVSIFVKYVDFPQTVCIIHYSSDTSYSVEEFDLPSGFKEILGSCYGLICLGDEEQQKLLFLNPFTRWIQIIQELGDTSGNYGFGYDLTIEDFKLVKLLDNYSAPYDTRRVMIYSMKDHCWREKSYESWQFKLDPSAANFVADKLYWRGFLLKTPQQQVVEEDVLITFNICSETFGRVRLPEELCGRYVTFGVIENKLSACLSAQDISIWFLNDDQFQRSITLANYKANLHCLVRPLYLRGNTIFLLRAKRKITKYNITEDSKVQILGFNKTPVSLQALGFGLMSEPKARMEAIGFVQSLFPLVCQRNGKHDDEPSKEISKRRKLCPC is encoded by the exons ATGGAGAACATGAAG CAATTTGCTGGTCATACGAGAGTTGGTGATATTGAAGTATTAGTGGACAACATCTTGATGAACCTGCCTGTGAAGAACATATGCCAATGCCAACTGGTCTCTAAATCATGGCAAACAATGATAGCTGATTCTGAGTTCAATCACATGGTATGCCAACGTAATTGCCCGGTTAGCATATTTGTCAAATATGTTGATTTTCCCCAGACAGTATGCATCATTCATTACTCTAGTGATACTAGTTATTCTGTGGAAGAATTTGATCTCCCAAGTGGTTTCAAGGAAATTCTGGGCTCTTGCTATGGACTGATATGTCTAGGGGATGAAGAACAGCAGAAGCTATTGTTCTTGAATCCATTTACTAGGTGGATTCAAATCATACAAGAACTGGGAGATACCTCTGGAAACTATGGATTTGGATATGACCTGACTATTGAAGATTTCAAACTAGTCAAGCTGTTGGACAATTACTCTGCTCCTTATGACACAAGAAGAGTAATGATCTATTCAATGAAAGATCATTGTTGGAGAGAGAAATCATATGAAAGTTGGCAATTTAAATTGGACCCTTCAGCTGCCAATTTCGTCGCTGATAAACTATATTGGAGAGGGTTTTTATTGAAAACTCCACAACAACAAGTAGTAGAAGAAGATGTGCTGATCACTTTCAATATCTGCAGCGAGACTTTTGGAAGAGTTCGACTACCTGAAGAACTTTGTGGGCGGTATGTAACCTTTGGAGTGATCGAGAACAAGCTATCTGCTTGCCTCTCTGCTCAAGACATCTCCATATGGTTCTTGAATGACGATCAGTTTCAAAGAAGCATCACTTTGGCCAACTACAAAGCAAATCTTCATTGCTTAGTGCGGCCATTATATCTACGAGGCAataccatctttcttcttcgAGCCAAAAGGAAGATTACCAAATACAACATCACTGAAGACTCTAAAGTTCAGATTTTGGGGTTTAACAAGACACCCGTTAGCCTTCAAGCTTTGGGTTTCGGTCTGATGTCGGAACCTAAAGCGAGAATGGAAGCCATTGGTTTTGTTCAAAGCTTATTTCCACTAGTATGCCAAAGGAATGGAAAACATGATGATGAGCCAAGTAAAgaaatttcaaaaagaagaaaactgtGTCCCTGTTAG
- the LOC112168761 gene encoding dehydrodolichyl diphosphate synthase complex subunit NUS1, producing the protein MDLKIQMQRARATSFASYTGNLGLLLLWHILHLLVRLWYFLLWMVCVLESYLISGGILKKYKALNVGKLRYLAIVVESEEAYETSKVIELLQWLEAIGVKRVCLYDTEGVLKKSKEVILTKLKNAVVYEDGYQDESLVDQIRMSVEFCSFSDGKEAITKAANLLFVKYLKLATLPGDHEEKIFTEPHMDDALKAIGGRGPDPDLLLVYGPARCHLGFPAWRMRYTEIVHMGQLMHMRYGSLIKAIYRFTTVRQNYGK; encoded by the exons ATGGATTTGAAGATTCAAATGCAGAGGGCAAGGGCAACCTCTTTTGCTTCTTAT ACTGGCAATCTTGGGCTACTGCTCCTCTGGCATATTCTGCATCTTTTGGTCAGACTATGGTACTTTCTGTTGTGGATGGTTTGTGTGCTTGAGAGCTATCTCATTTCTGGTGGAATACTTAAGAAGTATAAAGCCCTTAACGTAGGTAAACTACGGTACCTGGCGATTGTAGTAGAAAGTGAAGAGGCATACGAAACTTCCAAAGTTATTGAGCTTCTGCAGTGGCTAGAAGCTATTGGCGTGAAACGTGTGTGCCTCTACGACACAGAAG GAgtgttgaagaaatcaaaagaaGTCATCTTGACCAAACTGAAAAATGCAGTAGTATATGAG GACGGTTATCAAGATGAAAGCTTAGTTGACCAAATACGCATGTCTGTAGAATTTTGTTCATTCTCTGATGGAAAAGAAGCTATAACCAAAGCAGCTAACTTGCTCTTTGTGAAGTATTTGAAATTGGCGACACTACCTGGTGATCATGAAGAGAAAATCTTTACAGAACCTCACATGGATGATGCACTTAAAGCTATTG GTGGCAGAGGGCCGGACCCTGACCTCCTATTAGTTTATGGACCTGCAAGATGCCACCTTGGTTTTCCTGCATGGAGAATGCGATATACGGAGATTGT ACACATGGGTCAGCTAATGCATATGAGATACGGTTCCCTAATTAAAGCCATTTACAGGTTCACCACTGTGCGCCAAAACTATG GTAAATGA
- the LOC112170981 gene encoding uncharacterized protein LOC112170981, with protein MKVLYWNIRGIGNNDSQSELSNICHIHKPDLVCIAEPKIKFTSISAVFWSSLNLDLVATNDCGAALPNLWLLRDFHIPNPTIISNSEQQVTIQVPFDNDPSQLSFVYASTSYIKRRDLWQDLNALRPQTSIPWMKLKTLKHCLRDWNKAVFGNVHQKVAAARENLVNIQQDIATRGMTDQRFDDEIVAKSAVLDALRMQETYWKDRARVKWLTDGDRSTSFFHTYAKVHAAKSQMSSIRVGERILTDPSDIAAHTVAFYQNLYDISSPSANVDEVCSVIPSLVTNDENVVLSAIPTLEEIRSAVFSMDGSSAPGPDGFSGSFYQACWDIVGSDVVACVRQFFLQNWILPNMNCNFLVLIPKVPNAQLITQFRPIALANFLFKIIPKILASRLGSIATRIISPQQSAFLPGRRINHCIGMVSECFNLLDRKAYGGNVGIKVDIAKAFDTLNWDFLLRVLSNFGFSPTFTSWVSSILHSARLSLLINGSPQGFFTCSRGVRQGDPLSPLLFCLAEEALSWGLHLLLQTHQLKPISFPRKCTAPSHVLYADDLMVFCRGDKNSLKRLRGFFNRYSAASGQFINAEKSTFYLGARSRHKKGTVQRILGFHVGRLPFIYLGVPIFCGKPLSCHLQVIANRAKSRLMGWQGRLLSMAGRTQLVQSVFQSMLLHSFSVYQWPAYLVKKLSTWARNFIWSGNIETRKIVTVTWTQVCAPKKEGGAGIRDLATLNSAAVLRFAWNSFTSLNQWGDYMRTRYPILSSSKVSYRKSSIWPGFRSIALHITHNCRWIIGDGRSVSFWKDKWLQDPILEMLGFFDWSGFSDLRVADFISDHSWQFPSFFLDTFPDLYRKISDICLPLDTEPDMLIWEPTASGELSFTDSYNLLRRHFILSDWASTIWHSFIPPRFSFLAWRILLDRLPTDDRLKRGGIPIVSICQLCNSSAESALHLFLHCPFSQHLWGWLATQFGTSFPAYDSLLDFGLAFVTRVFPLSFIICGWQLDCLLSWKFGRREIDSGVLDSRLLSSLGVCPKPRKAPKIQRVLWHPPLPPWVKVNTDGLAKGNPGPAACGGVFRDASGVYLGSFCQPLGCNSSFYAELYAVIVSIEVAFTRGWTTLWLESDSISVLASLSSNSFSPPWDLRVRWQNCLKNIQQMQFRKTHIFREGNAAADKMANLGVSKHSFTWYPSPPAELHRYLQADFLGLPNYRFTGC; from the exons ATGAAGGTTCTTTATTGGAATATTAGGGGAATAGGAAACAATGATTCCCAATCCGAGCTTTCTAATATTTGCCATATTCACAAACCAGATCTTGTTTGCATTGCTGAGCCAAAGATAAAGTTCACCTCAATTTCAGCAGTTTTTTGGTCTTCTTTGAATTTGGATCTTGTTGCAACTAATGATTGTGGAGCGGCTCTTCCAAATCTTTGGCTGTTGAGGGATTTTCATATTCCTAATCCGACGATTATTTCCAACTCCGAACAGCAGGTTACAATACAGGTTCCTTTTGATAATGATCCCAGTcaactttcttttgtatatgctTCTACCTCTTATATCAAACGCAGGGATTTATGGCAAGATCTTAATGCTCTTCGTCCTCAAACGTCTATCCCATGGATG AAATTAAAGACTTTGAAACATTGTTTGCGTGATTGGAACAAAGCGGTTTTCGGTAATGTCCATCAAAAGGTTGCTGCTGCTCGTGAAAATTTAGTCAACATTCAACAAGATATCGCAACCCGTGGCATGACTGATCAAAGGTTTGATGATGAGATTGTTGCAAAGTCTGCAGTCTTAGATGCTCTGAGGATGCAAGAAACTTATTGGAAAGATAGGGCTCGGGTTAAGTGGCTTACTGATGGGGATCGAAGTACATCTTTTTTCCATACTTATGCCAAGGTTCATGCAGCCAAAAGTCAAATGTCTTCTATCCGTGTGGGGGAGAGGATACTTACTGACCCTTCAGACATTGCAGCACATACTGTGGCTTTTTATCAGAATCTCTATGATATTTCCTCCCCTTCTGCAAATGTGGATGAGGTTTGTTCAGTTATTCCATCCCTAGTGACTAATGATGAAAATGTGGTGCTATCCGCAATTCCTACATTAGaggaaattagaagtgcagttTTTTCTATGGATGGTTCTAGTGCTCCAGGGCCTGATGGTTTTTCAGGGTCTTTTTATCAAGCTTGTTGGGATATTGTTGGTTCTGATGTGGTGGCATGTGTTCgtcaattttttcttcaaaactggATCCTCCCCAACATGAATTGCAATTTTTTAGTTCTCATTCCAAAAGTCCCAAATGCTCAGCTTATTACTCAGTTTCGCCCAATTGCCTTAGCCAATTTTCTCTTCAAGATTATACCTAAGATTTTGGCTTCTCGCTTGGGGTCTATTGCTACACGTATAATTTCCCCTCAGCAATCAGCTTTTCTGCCTGGTAGGCGAATTAATCATTGTATTGGTATGGTTTCGGAATGCTTTAACTTATTGGACCGAAAGGCTTATGGTGGAAATGTGGGAATCAAAGTGGATATAGCAAAGGCGTTTGACACTCTAAATTGGGATTTTCTGCTCCGAGTTTTAAGTAATTTTGGGTTCTCTCCCACTTTCACTAGTTGGGTCAGCTCTATTCTTCACTCAGCAAgactatctcttttaatcaatGGCTCTCCTCAAGGTTTCTTTACGTGTTCTCGTGGTGTTAGACAAGGAGATCCCCTTTCTCCACTTTTATTCTGTCTTGCAGAGGAGGCTCTTAGCTGGGGCCTTCACTTACTTCTCCAAACCCATCAATTGAAGCCAATATCTTTTCCCAGGAAATGCACTGCACCGTCTCATGTGTTATATGCTGATGACCTCATGGTGTTTTGTCGTGGGGACAAAAACTCTCTTAAACGGCTGCGTGGGTTTTTTAACCGTTATAGTGCAGCTTCAGGGCAATTCATTAATGCGGAGAAAAGTACTTTCTATCTTGGAGCTAGGTCTCGTCACAAGAAAGGTACAGTTCAACGTATATTGGGTTTTCATGTAGGGCGCCTACCTTTTATTTATCTGGGAGTTCCTATTTTTTGTGGTAAACCCCTCAGCTGCCATCTCCAAGTTATTGCCAATAGAGCTAAGTCAAGGTTAATGGGTTGGCAGGGGAGGCTTCTTTCTATGGCTGGGCGTACTCAACTTGTGCAATCTGTTTTTCAAAGTATGCTTCTTCATAGTTTTTCAGTGTATCAATGGCCTGCATACCTTGTGAAGAAGTTATCTACATGGGCACGTAATTTTATATGGTCTGGAAATATTGAGACTCGGAAAATTGTCACTGTTACTTGGACTCAAGTTTGTGCTCCGAAAAAAGAGGGCGGGGCTGGTATTCGTGACCTGGCAACTCTTAATTCTGCAGCTGTTTTAAGGTTTGCATGGAACTCTTTCACTTCTTTGAACCAATGGGGTGATTATATGCGAACTCGTTACCCTATATTATCTAGTTCCAAAGTGAGCTACCGCAAATCCTCAATCTGGCCAGGTTTCCGCTCTATTGCTCTTCATATCACCCACAATTGTCGTTGGATTATTGGAGATGGTCGTTCAGTGTCCTTTTGGAAAGATAAATGGCTTCAAGATCCAATTTTGGAAATGTTGGGTTTTTTCGACTGGTCAGGATTCAGTGATCTACGTGTGGCGGATTTCATCTCTGATCATTCTTGGCAGTTTCCCTCTTTCTTCCTAGATACCTTTCCAGACTTGTACAGGAAAATTTCTGATATTTGTCTCCCTTTAGACACAGAACCTGATATGCTCATTTGGGAGCCTACAGCCTCTGGAGAGTTATCCTTCACTGATTCTTATAACTTGCTTAGACGACACTTTATTTTGAGTGACTGGGCTTCTACTATTTGGCATTCCTTCATTCCTCCACGATTTTCTTTCTTGGCTTGGAGGATTCTCTTAGATCGCTTGCCCACTGATGATCGGCTGAAAAGAGGTGGGATTCCGATTGTGTCCATCTGTCAATTATGCAACAGTTCGGCAGAGTCAGCTTTACACTTATTTTTACACTGCCCTTTCTCCCAACATCTTTGGGGATGGCTGGCAACTCAGTTTGGAACCTCATTTCCTGCTTATGACTCTCTGTTGGATTTTGGGTTGGCTTTTGTCACAAGGGTTTTTCCCCTCAGCTTTATAATTTGTGGTTGGCAGCTGGATTGCTTACTTTCATGGAAATTTGGAAGGCGCGAAATAGACTCAG GCGTCCTGGATTCCCGACTTCTTTCTTCCCTTGGGGTGTGCCCCAAGCCTCGTAAAGCGCCCAAGATTCAACGTGTCCTATGGCATCCCCCCCTCCCTCCTTGGGTTAAAGTTAACACTGATGGTCTGGCGAAAGGTAATCCTGGTCCTGCAGCTTGTGGAGGAGTTTTTCGTGATGCTTCTGGGGTTTATTTAGGGAGTTTTTGCCAACCTCTGGGTTGCAATTCTTCCTTTTATGCTGAACTTTATGCTGTTATTGTGTCTATTGAAGTTGCTTTCACTAGAGGTTGGACTACTCTGTGGTTGGAAAGTGATTCTATTAGTGTTTTAGCATCTCTCTCCTCCAATTCTTTCTCTCCTCCATGGGACTTGAGAGTTAGATGGCAAAACTGCTTGAAGAACATTCAGCAAATGCAATTTCGTAAAACTCATATTTTTAGGGAAGGGAATGCAGCTGCAGATAAGATGGCAAACTTAGGTGTTTCAAAACACTCATTTACTTGGTATCCTAGCCCTCCTGCAGAGCTTCACAGGTACTTGCAGGCGGATTTTTTGGGACTCCCAAATTATCGCTTCACAGGTTGCTGA